A window of the Bos indicus x Bos taurus breed Angus x Brahman F1 hybrid chromosome X, Bos_hybrid_MaternalHap_v2.0, whole genome shotgun sequence genome harbors these coding sequences:
- the LOC113887981 gene encoding melanoma-associated antigen B17-like — protein MSLSVLQVPSLPAFLPALPLAVADLLSPCLGGTRTSHVPPGNATRTRRDTQEAQASAAAAPKEERPSSPSSAPQGSPPSSPAGDHQELQGAMAPSSPDAGPSCAASDEGVQGPKEESAGASQEAPATQSTHKDPLARKARILVEFLLEKYTKKEPITQNALMKIVSRKYRQHFSEILSTAREHMELVFGLEMKEVDRRGNIYTLISKVNLGGNNCPSDWGVASKSRLIMVLLGVIFMNGNCATENEIWEFLSMLGIYAGRSYWIFGEPRRLITKNLVQKEYLNYRRVPNSDPPRYEFLWGPRACAETS, from the coding sequence ATGTCCTTGTCTGTCCTCCAGGTGCCCTccttgcctgctttcctgcccgCACTCCCACTTGCGGTCGCTGACCTGCTGTCACCATGCCTCGGAGGCACAAGAACAAGTCACGTGCCCCCGGGAAATGCCACCAGGACCAGGAGGGACACTCAGGAGGCCCAGGCCAGTGCTGCTGCAGCCCCAAAGGAGGAgcgcccctcctccccctcttctGCCCCTCAGGGTTCTCCCCCGAGCTCCCCTGCTGGCGATCACCAGGAGCTTCAGGGAGCCATGGCCCCTAGCTCTCCTGATGCAGGGCCTTCATGTGCAGCATCTGATGAAGGTGTCCAAGGCCCCAAGGAAGAAAGTGCAGGTGCCTCCCAGGAAGCCCCTGCCACTCAGAGCACTCACAAAGATCCTCTGGCCAGGAAGGCCAGGATACTGGTGGAGTTCCTGCTGGAGAAGTACACCAAGAAGGAGCCCATCACGCAGAATGCCCTGATGAAAATCGTCAGCAGGAAGTACAGGCAGCACTTCTCTGAGATCCTCAGTACAGCCCGTGAGCACATGGAGCTGGTCTTTGGCCTGGAGATGAAGGAAGTCGACCGTAGAGGGAACATCTACACCCTCATCAGCAAGGTCAACCTCGGGGGAAACAATTGTCCAAGTGATTGGGGGGTGGCCTCCAAGTCTCGTCTCATCATGGTGCTCCTGGGGGTCATCTTCATGAATGGTAACTGTGCCACAGAGAATGAGATCTGGGAATTCCTCAGTATGTTGGGGATCTATGCTGGGAGGAGTTACTGGATCTTTGGGGAGCCTAGAAGGCTCATCACCAAAAATCTGGTGCAGAAGGAGTACCTGAACTACCGCCGGGTGCCCAATAGTGATCCTCCGCGCTACGAGTTCCTGTGGGGCCCGAGAGCTTGTGCTGAGACCAGTTAA